The sequence GCCGGCACGCAGCTTGATCTTCTCGAGGCCGGCGAAGGGTTCGATCCAGTCGCCGCGCAGGTCGTAGCGGGTCTGGTCGAGATCGATGTGCGTGCCGTTGCCTTCCTCCTCGGCCACGCCTTCATCGCCTTCCTCGTCGCCATGCTCGTGCCCCGGCACGCCATACAGCGTGTCGAAGCGGCTGACGGCGAAGCCGAGCACATGCATCGGCGTGATCCAGGACACCGAAGCGCTGCCGCTTTGCGTATCGACATCGCTGTTTTCAAGGACGCCGCGTTCGCCTTCGCCGTCGGCATCGGCATAGCCGGGAATCTCGAAATCGTCGGCGCGGCGGTAGCCGTAGCTGGCATTGAACTGCACGGCGTCGGTGCCATAGCCCAGCTTGAGGCTGCCGTTGCGTTCGTCGGCGTTGTCGGCGAACGCGAAGTCCCCGGCACCGGACAGTCCGCGGCTGATTTCGTCCGGGAGCCGGTCGTCGACGACATTGATGATCCCGCCGATCGCGCCGCTGCCGTAGATCAGCGTGGCCGGTCCCTTGATGATCTCGACCTGCTCGGCACCGCCGGGGTCGAGCGCCACCGCGTGGTCGGCGCTGACCGAGGACGCATCCATGCTGCCGATGCCGTTCTGCAGGATCGAAACGCGCGGCCCGCTCTGTCCGCGAATCACCGGATGGCCGACGCCGGGACCGAAACCCGAGTTGGCCACGCCGGGTTCCTCCGACAGCAGATCGCCGATCGTCGCCTTGTTCTTGCGGGCCAGCGCGTCGCCGTAGATCACGTCGACCGGTCGCGTCAGTTCGTCGTCACCGCGACCCCCGAAGGGGCCGGATTCCACGACGACCGTTTCCAGTTGCGTACTGCCGTCCTCATTCGTGGACGAAGGCTGCGCAGCATTCGATTGGGCGTTTGCCAGGCTCGCGCACAGCGCGCTCAGCAAACCCAGGGTGACGGCTGAATGACGCCGGTGCATAGGCCAGTCCTCGAAGGGAAATCAGGAGATCGGCATTCTGCACATAATGTTATAACGTATCAACCCGACAGTTCGCGCAATCGCGTACAGATATCGCCCGAGTGCAACAGCCATTCACGGATCCATTGCACACCGCGCCCGGCTTCGCTGCCGCGCCAGGCCACACGCAGGGTCAGGGGCTCCCGCGGGGTTTCCACCGCCTTGAGCCGCAGCCGCCCGGCTTCGATATGCGGCCGCGCCAGATGCAGCGGCAGGAAGCCACCACCGAGTCCGCGAATCTGCGCGGCGATCTTGTGTTCCAGCGTGGACACCGTCAGCGTCGGCTGGCCGGGATGAACGCCGCTGGTGCCCACGCTGAGGCGGCGCGAGCTGTCGGCCACGACCACGGCGCGGTGCTCGCGCAGAACGCTTTCCGTGAGCGGCTCGGTCGCATCGGCCAGTGTGTGCACGGGGGCCAATACATAGACCCATTCGACCTCACCGATGACGCGACTGGTCAAACCATAGCCGGACGGTGTTTCGCCGGCGGCCACCGCCACATCGACGCGCCGGTCGATCAGCGCATCCCAGGGGCCGCCGATCAGTTCCTGCATCAGGCGCAGCCGTGTGCCGGCGCCCTGTTGATCGAAGTCCTCGATCATCGGAAACAGCCATTCCATTGGTACCAGGCCATCGACGGCGATCGCCAGCTCCGCCTCCCAGCCTTCGGACAGGCGTTTGATGCGGCTCTCCACGCGTTCGGCCTGGCGCAGCAGTCCGCGCGCCTCCTCGACCAGCGCCCGGCCAACCGCGGTCGGTTCCGCGCGCCGGCCGCTGCGTTCGAACAGGCGCACGCCGAGATCGGCTTCGAGCTTCTGGATGGTGTAGGTCAGCGCCGACGGCACGCGATGCAGGGCATTGGCGGCACCGGCGAAGCTGCCGTATTCGGCGATCGCTTCCAGCGTACGCAGCGCGTCCAGGGAGAGTTTCACCCGGCGATGCTAGCAAAAAATCTGAACTTTCCGATCAATTAATTCGATGCCCAAACAGCGGCGGCTACTCGAACGCCAGCGCGAAATGCAGCGAGAAATCCGGGGAACTGGCGACGACCGGGTCTTCCTGGAAGCCGATCTGGAATTCGCTGACCGGCGACAGGCGAATCGCCGCGCCGATGCCGAGCTGAAGTCCGGCGCGGCGCAGGATGTCGTCCTCCACGTTTTCGTACAGCGCCGAATGGGCGTTGAGCTGGACCAGGAACCGCAACGCCGGCCAAGCCTGCCAGCCCAGGCCGGCACCGCCCAGTGCGACCCATCGGCGTTGGTGCTCGCGGAGCACTTCGCCTTGCGCGGCATAGAGTCCGCCGCCCGAGAGATAGGCGGACCAGGCGCCACGCTGCCAGGCATGGTCGAGCCAGGCCGAGAGCGCGACGGCGTCGTTGCCGGACAGTCGGTCGGCATCGCCGGTCGGCAGCTTGATTGCGCCACGCAAGGCGGTGTCCGCACCCAGCGCCCAGGCCGCGAGCAGCCGCGCCTCACCCAGTCGCGTGCCGCGATCGGTGACATCGAGCAGAGTCTCTCCGGATTCCACATAGCGATAGCGGTACTGATCCTGCTCGGCTTCGTTGCGCCCGCCATTGGGCAGCGAAAACCAGTCGTGCCAGTTCTCGATCCCCGAATCCATGAAACCGCCGCTCTGGTGCAGCAGCGGTAGTTCCACGCCGAGTTCCAGTCGGGCGCCGATACGGCGCCGGTACGTGATCGCGTAGCGCGCGGTTTCGCCGTCCAGCAGCAAGGCGGAGCCGCCGTCCTGCGAGGCGTGATATTCGTTGCTGAGATCGGCACTCAGAATCCAGGCATCGCCCTCGGCCAGATGCGCGCGCCCCAGCGCCGGCAGGCCGAATCCACGCGCCAGTGCCGCTTCGTTGCGCAGGTTCATGAAGCGGTCCGCCTGTGCGCTCAGCGGGATCAGGCCCAGTGCGGCCGACAGCAGAATCCTTGCCCCTAATCGTCCAAACATCGGTGTTGCCCCAGACCGCCGAAATCGAAGTCCGGCAGATTAGCCGAAAGCGGTGGCCGTGCGCCGCTACGGCTGCGTGACAGTGCGGGCTCTGATAGCATCCCCGCCCCGTTTGTGCTAACCGCGGTTGTTGCCATGAAACGCGTCACCGAAAACCTGCGTATCAAGACCATCCGTCCGGTCTCCATGCCGGCACAGGTGCAGGCCGAGTATCCGCTGTCGGACAGCGCCGCCCAGACCGTGTCCGAGACGCGCGCGCAGATTCAGGACGTGCTCGCCGGTCGTGACGACCGTCTGCTGGTCGTGGTCGGGCCGTGTTCGATCCACGACACGCGCGCAGCGCTGGAATACGCGCAGCGCCTGGCCGCGGCCAAACAGCAGTTCTCGAAGAATCTGCTGATCGTGATGCGCGTGTATTTCGAGAAGCCGCGGACCACCGTCGGCTGGAAGGGTTTGATCAACGACCCCGATCTCAACGACAGCTACGACATCGACAAGGGCCTGCGCACCGCGCGCAGCCTGTTGCTGACACTCGCCGAACAGGGCATGCCGGCCGGTGTGGAATACCTCGATATTCTCACGCCGCAGTACCTCGCGGACCTCGTGGCCTGGGGCGCGATCGGTGCCCGCACCACGGAATCGCAGCTGCACCGTGAGATGGCCTCGGGTCTGTCGTGTCCGGTGGGCTTCAAGAACGGGACCGACGGCAGCGTCAAGGTCGCGGTCGACGCCTGCCAGTCGGCGTCCAGTCCGCACCGCTTCCTGTCGCTGACGCAGACCGGGGAAGTCGCAATCTTCGAAACCGCCGGCAATGCCGATTGTCATCTGATCCTGCGCGGCGGCTCCAGCGGCACCAACTACGACGCCGCCAGTGTGGAAGCCAGCTGCGCGGCGCTGGCCAAGGCCGGTCTGCCGCAGCAGGTGATGATCGACTGCTCGCACGCCAACAGCCAGAAGCAGCACAAGCGCCAGCTCGCCGTGGCCCAGGACATCGGCAACCAGATCGCCGGCGGCGACCAGCGCATCATCGGCGTGATGATCGAAAGTCATCTGGTCGAAGGGCGTCAGGAGATCGGACCGGACGCGGTCTACGGTCAGTCGGTCACCGACGCCTGCATTCACTGGGATGACACCGCCCAGGTCCTGCGCGAACTGGCCGGCGCCGTGGCGCAGCGACGCGAGCGGCTCGTCGCCAGCGCCTAAGAAGCCTTACCGTACGACCACGATCGGGATATTGAATTCGGCGCGTTGCTGCGTCATGTCCTCGGACATGCGTGGCAACGGCGACGCCGCAAGCACCATTCCCACGGCGGCCCGGTCGAGATCGGCGTAGCCGCTGCTGCGAACCACGCGCGTATCGATCACGCGCCCCTGCCGGTTCACTGCGAGCCACACTTCCACGGTGCTGTGGCGCCCGCTGCGGCCACGGGCTGCGGCCACCGCTTCCAGCACGTCCTGATTCACCCTGAACAGTTGAGCCGTGGCGCGCGAATAGAACGCGTGCTTGTTGGGCGTTGAAGCACCGATCGGCGGTTCCGGCCCTGTCAGCGGATCGTGCTGCGCCGGCATCTGCCGCCATTCGGCATCCAGGCCGGCCGCGTCCGCCAGCACCGCCTTGGCGAGATCGATCGGAACGGCGACCGTGGTTCGCATCGGCAATTTCCGCATTTCCAGAGTGGAGGACGTGCGGACCGCTCGTGCCTGCGCTGCGGACCCGAGGCGCTGACTCATCTGCAGGTCCAGCGGCCGCAGGCCCGCCTGCCGCGTGGCGGGCACGGAGCCCTGCACCCGCTCAATCCCGATTTCGTTCGAAAGCTGCAGGGCCACGGCCGGCGGTGCCAGCCGTATCGGAATGGCAGGTGGTCGGCCGCGATGTTCCAGCACGCCGAGCCCGGCGATCACGCCTGCGGCATGCAGGCCAAGTGCGATCAGTAGTGCCGGACGGATGCGTCGTGAATTCATGGCCCGGCGTCCCTGCCAAGCAGATCGAGACCTGGGTTACCAGTGCTCGCCCTTGAACAGATTGGCGAACACCACCTGTTCCAGCGTCGGCTTTTCGCCGCCTTTGCGCCCTCCCTTGGCAGCGCTTGAGGACGGAAACAGCTGAAAGCCCTTGGACAGCACGTAGTCGTTGACCTTGGGCCACATCGCGTAGCTCAGCGCCGCCGCTGTGCCCAGCGGCGTGGCGATCGACTTCGGCCGCTTGATGATCGCGCGCATCACGGTGTCGGCGGCGTCGTCCGGCGACCAGGTTGGCACGTAGTCGTAGATCTTGGTCGGCGCGATCATCGGTGTGCGCACCAGCGGCATGTAGATCGCGGTGGTGTGGATATTGCGCCCGCGGATTTCGGCCGACAGGCAGCGCGTGAACGCGTCCAGCGCCGCCTTGCTGGCAACGTACGCCGAGAAGCGGGCGGCGTTGGCGAGCACTCCGATCGACGAGATGTTGATGATGTGTCCCTGACGCCGCTTCGACATCGTCGGCAGCAGCGCCATGATCATCCGTACCGCGCCGTAGTAGTTGAGCTCCATGGTGCGTTCGAAGTCATGGAAGCGTCCATAGGATTCGGCGACCGCCCGACGGATCGAACGCCCGGCGTTGTTGATCAGAATGTCGACATGGCCGAAATCCTTCAGCACCTGCTGGCCGAGCTGGTCTACGGCGTTCATGTCCGCCAGATCGCAGGGATAGGCGTAGACCTCGCTGCCGAAGTTGAGCAGCGTCTGGCGTGCTTCCTCCAGCTTGGTCGGCTTGCGCGCCACCATGATCACGCGCGCGCCGGCCGCCGCCAGTTTCTTGGCGGTGGTGAAGCCGATACCGCTGGAGGCGCCGGTGATCAGCACGACCTTGCCGGCGACCTTGCGCGGCAGTTCCGGCGGCAGACGCACATGCGTATCCAGATGCGCCTCCCAGTAGTGCCACAGGCGTTCCACGTAGTCGTGGAACTCCGGGCATTTGATGCCACTGTCCTTGAGCGCAGCACGCGTTTTGCGATCGTCGAAGATCGCGCGATTGTTGATGTAGCCCAGCACCGAAACCGGAATGCCGATGGTCCTGGATACCGTGCGTTCGATGTCGATCGGCAGCCGGCTTGTCACGGAGCGCGAAACCCGGCGCACGCTGCGCGGCAGGCTCAGCGGCGGCAGGTCCACGTTTCTGGTGATCTCGGGGCCATGTGCGGCTTCGAGCAGCAACTGAATGAGATCACCCACGGTCGGCGCATTGCGCTGCACGAGGTGGAAGCTTTGCCCGTCCAGGCCGTCGCGGTGGGCGAGTTCGTCCATCGCCGCGGCTACGTAGTCGACCGGAACCACGGGAACGTGGCCGCCCTCCACGCCCATCAGCGGCAGCCATTTCGGCACGGCGTCGCGGATGCGCTGGATCGTCTTGAAGAAATAGTAGGGGCCGTCGACCTTGTCCATCTCGCCGGTTTCGGACGAACCGACGACGGTGCCGGGCCGGTACACCCGGAACGGCACACTGGATTCTTCGCGAACGATCTTTTCCGATTGGAACTTGGTGCGGAAGTACGGATGGTCGAGATCCTGACCCTCGTCGAACATTGCCTCGCTGAAACGACCCACGTAACCGCCGCCGGCCACGGCGATGCTGGACACATGATGCAGGCGAACATTGCCGCCCAGGCCGTTGACGAAGTTCACGAGGTTGCGCGTGCCCTCGTTGTTGACACGATCGGCCGTGGCGTCGTCCATGTTCATGTCGTACACGGCCGCCAGATGAAACACGTGGTCGATCTTGCCGACCAGCTTCCGGCGCGCGGCGGCCGACATCAGCCCGTCCTGCGTCACGTCGCCATGCACGGCATGCAGTTGCCTGGCCTGTTCCGGGAAGCGTTCGACAAGCCCGTCGAACTTGGCGGTGGAGCCTTCCCGGACCAGCACGTGCACCTGGGCGTCTTCACGCTGCAGCAATCGTGCAATCAGAAAACGCCCGATGAATCCCGTTCCCCCGGTCACCAGATAGTTCACCTGCCTCTCCTCCTCTAACGGCCTGTTGTTTTGGTAGCTTCCTTACGCCTAGTGTAGCCGTGCGCAGGTGACAGGGCGTGTCCTCAAAACGGCCCGCGTATCGCGCTGCGGCGCAGTGAAGTTTTCAGACCGTCGGCCGCCCGTGGAAGTCCTCCATGGACTTGTACACGCCGAAGAATTTTCCGCCGACCCAGTCCCAGACGCGGATCGGCAACAGGCCGCGGAACAGCATCGACAGCCGCACCATGAACGGCATGGTCAGGAATGGCTTGCCGAGCTTCATCGCACGCCAGACGCGGTTGACCACATACTCGGGCGTCAGGATCGGCGTCAGCAGGGGCGCCTTGGCGCCGTCGAACATGCCGGTGCTGATGTAGCTCGGACACACCGTGGTGAACTTGACGTGACGGTGCCCGGCCTGCTCCAGCTCCAGTCGCACCGAATCGGACCAGCCGATCGCCGCCCATTTGGAGGCGCAGTAGACGCTCATCTTTGGATTGGAGACCAGCCCGGCCGCCGATGCGATGTTGACCACACGGCATTCGCTGCCGGAGGCGATCATGCCCGGCAGAAACTCACGCGCGATGTACATGATCGCCAAGGAGTTGATCGCCATCGTCAGAAAGGTGTCGCGGCGGTGGTCGTGTTCCCAGAAGAAGCGTCCGCGTACGATGCCGGCGTTGTTGAACAGCAGCTCGATATCGCCAACCTCGGCACGCACTTTCGCCGCAGCGTCCTCGATGGCTTCAAGGCTGGAGACATCCACGACGTAGGAATGCACCGTACCGCCCTGTGCGCGCAGCGACTCGGCGGTTTCCGTCAACGCGGTCTCGTTGATATCCCAAAGCACCACCGCGGCGGCCGACTCGCGAATCGCCAGCTCGGCATAGAGTCGGCCCATGCCCATGGCGGCGCCGGTGATCAGAATCTTCTTGCCTGCGACCGATTGCATCATCGAATGTTCTCCTTGGATCGAGATAGGCGGGCTCCACCGCGCGTGCGCACAGCATACGGTAACGCATTGACGCGCCGCAGCATTTCGGATCCAAAAAAACGGGCGCAAGACCCCATGCGCCCGTCTCCCCGGTGCAAGGTCTGCACCATTCCCCAAGAATCGTCAGGCAGCATGGGCGGTGGATTCCGCTCTGCTTTGCTGCACCGTGTCGATTGAGCTGTCTACGGAGTCTAGCAGCCTGCCGCGCCGCACGGCAGGCTCAGTCCGTGCGCAGCGCGATGCCGGCCGCCCGCAAGGATGCGGACACCGCCTGCCGGCGCCGCTGTGCCTCGTCATCCGCCAGGGCCAGCGGCGGCGAATGGCCCCACACCGGGGCCGGCCAAGCATCGTCATCCGCGAATCGGACCACATGGTGCAGGTGCAGTTGCGGCACCAGATTGCCGATGGCGGCCACATTGAGCTTGTCGCCGCCGAAAACCTTCAGCAGCGCGCGTGACAGCGCCGCCGATTCGTCACTGAGCCGATGGCGGCCGGCATCGTCCAGCTCGTGCAGTTCACGCAGGCCGGCAATGCGCGGCACCAGCAGAAACCAGGGATAGCGCCCGTCGTGGCTCATCAGCAGACGTGACAGCGGCAATTCGCCCAGACTAGAGGTGTCGGCGGCGAGGCGTTCGTGAAGTTCGAAAGGGACGGTCATGTCGGTCTTCGGTCGATGCGGCGACCGCCCGCAGGCAGCCGGAAAACAATGGAGAGCCCCAGTTTATGACAGAGATCGTTCCGCGCATCGCGGTCATCGCCGGCGCCACCGGCCTGGTCGGGCGGTGCTGCCTGCAGCGGCTGCTGGATGATCCGCGCTATGGGCGCGTGATCGCGCTGACGCGCCAGGCGAACCCGTTCGAGCACCCGAAGCTGAAATGGCTGCGAACCGATTTCGATGACCTGATGGCGCTCGTGCCGGCTCTGCCGGCCGACGATGCCTATTGCTGCCTCGGCACCACACTCAAGCGTGCCGGCTCACGCGCCGCGTTCGAGCACGTCGACTATCACCTGGTGATGGCGTTTGCGCGTGCCGCGCACGCCGCCGGTGCCTCGCGTTTCATGGTCGTGTCCGCCTACGGAGCGAATGCCCGCTCACTGGCGTTCTATTCGCGGGTCAAGGCGCGCATGGAACAGGCGGTATCGGATGTCGGTTACAGCGCCGTGCACATTCTCAGACCCTCGTTGCTGCTGGGGGATCGCAGCGAACAGCGTCCGCTCGAATCCTTCGGTCAGGCCGTCGCACCGCTGCTGGCACCGCTGTTTCGTGGCGCTCTGGCGCCAATGCGTCCGGTCCAGGCGGACGAGGTCGCCGCGGCGTTGATCGCGGCAGCCTTCGATCCGCGCACCGGCACCACGGTGCATCGCTGGCCGTTCCAGGTTCAGTCGCCGCCCGGCAAGACGTAGAACAACACCGCAAAGTAGTGCAGCACGCTGCCGGCGAGCACGAAGCTGTGCCAGATCGCGTGGTGATAGCTGAGCCGCTTCCACAGATAGAACGCGACCCCACCGGTGTAGCAAAGGCCGCCGCCGAGCAGCAGCAATAGTCCGCCGGTGCCCAGCGAATCCAGCAGCGGCTTGATCGCGACCACGGCACACCAGCCCATGCCCAGATAGATTCCAACGGACAAGGCCTCGAAGCGGCCGGTGAAGAACAGTTTGAAGACGATGCCGACCGCTGCCAGCCCCCAGGTCACGCCGAACAGCGACCAGCCCCAGGGGCCGTTGAGCGTGACCAGCGTGAACGGCGTGTAGGTTCCGGCGATCAGCAGATAGATCGAAACATGATCGATCACGCGCAGGATTTCCTTGGCGCGTGAGGGCGGTACGCTGTGATAGAGCGTGGAAGCCGTGTACAGAATGATCAGCGAGGCGCCGAAAATAGCGCTGCTGACGATGTGCAGGGCGTCGCCATAGAGTGCGGCGCGCGCCACCAGTATCGCCAGACCGGCGATCCCCAGCATCACCCCGACGCCATGCGTGATCGCGTGCGCGACCTCTTCGCCGAGCGAGTACAGCGCCGGCGGCACATGACGACGAATTTCGCGCGAAGCGTCTTCGACGGCGTGTTCCACGCGATGGCGCATGTTCGCGCCGAGCCGTGATTCGGGTTGTGCTTCGGCCTGCGTCCCGCGACGATCAACACCGTCGCGGCCAGCAGTGCCGGAATTGCGGAAAGAGGGTTCGGGCATGGGCGCCATCATCGCACGCGCGTCCTGAGCCGAAGCTTGTTGAAACCGTGTGAATTCACCCATGTCACCGGTTTCGCAAGAACCGCACCGATGACGGACACAGTCGCTGCGCGAGCGGTCCTAAGACTTCTTTAAGAATCCGGCTCCAGAGTGCATCCACCACAACAGCAGATTCGGGAGTTCACCGATGCAGTTACGCAAGACAAGCTGTGCAATCGCCGCCGCCGGCCTGGTCGCGGCCGGCGCCGCGCTCGGCGCGGTGGTTCCGGACACGCTGACGCCGACCGATGCGTCGCCGACCGTCACCATGGTCGCCAGTGCTTCGCCCTTGAGGCCGCTCAGCGACAAGCAGCCAATTCCGATGATGACCGCGCCGAACTATCGCGCCATCGTCGAGCAGAACGCCTCCACGGTGGTCGGCATCACCACGGTCGGTGAAGCCAAGGCGCCGCAGATGCAGAATCCGTTTGGCGAGAACAGCCCGTTCTCGCAGTTCTTCCGCGGGCAGCCGGGCATGTCGCCGCAGGCCCGCGTGCCGACGCGTGGTCTCGGCTCCGGCTTCATCGTGCGCGAGAACGGTCTGATCCTGACCAATGCGCACGTGGTCGCGGACGCGACCAAGGTCACCGTCAAGCTGTCGGACAATCACGAGTACGAGGCCAAGGTGCTCGGCAGCGACGAAGCCACCGACATCGCGGTGATACAGATCGAGGCCAAGGGGCTGCCCACGGTCCGTACCGGCAACCCCGAGGCGCTGGGCGTTGGCGACTACGTGCTGGCAATCGGTGCGCCTTACGGCCTGGAACAGAGCGCCACCGCCGGCATCGTCAGCGCCAAGGCGCGTTCGCTGCCGAACGATGCCTTCGTGCCGTTTATCCAGACCGACGTAGCCGTCAATCCCGGCAATTCGGGCGGTCCGCTGTTCGACGCCAGCGGCGCGGTGGTCGGCATCAATTCCCAGATCTATTCGAACACGGGTGGCTACGAAGGCGTGTCCTTCGCGATTCCGATCGACGTGGCCATGCACATCAGCGATCAGCTGGTGAAGCACGGCAAGGTCGAGCACGCCCTACTCGGCGTGTCGGTCCAGGGCGTGAACCAGTCGCTGGCACAGTCCTTCGGTCTCAAGGAGCCGGCCGGCGCGCTGGTGGCCAAGGTCGAATCCGACAGTGCCGCAGAAAAGGCGGGCCTCAAGGCCGGTGACGTGCTGCTCTCGTACAACGGCGTGCCGATCCGCGCGGCCGGTGATCTGTCGTCTCGCGTCGGACTGGCCTCGCCCGGCGACAAGGCGGAACTCGAAGTGTGGCGCGACGGCAAGACCAAGACCGTGGTCGCCAAGCTCGGCGCGCTCAGCGAGGTCGCCTCCGCCGACGGCACTGACGATCCGAGCGGCGACGCC comes from Gammaproteobacteria bacterium and encodes:
- a CDS encoding energy transducer TonB, coding for MNSRRIRPALLIALGLHAAGVIAGLGVLEHRGRPPAIPIRLAPPAVALQLSNEIGIERVQGSVPATRQAGLRPLDLQMSQRLGSAAQARAVRTSSTLEMRKLPMRTTVAVPIDLAKAVLADAAGLDAEWRQMPAQHDPLTGPEPPIGASTPNKHAFYSRATAQLFRVNQDVLEAVAAARGRSGRHSTVEVWLAVNRQGRVIDTRVVRSSGYADLDRAAVGMVLAASPLPRMSEDMTQQRAEFNIPIVVVR
- a CDS encoding Do family serine endopeptidase; this translates as MQLRKTSCAIAAAGLVAAGAALGAVVPDTLTPTDASPTVTMVASASPLRPLSDKQPIPMMTAPNYRAIVEQNASTVVGITTVGEAKAPQMQNPFGENSPFSQFFRGQPGMSPQARVPTRGLGSGFIVRENGLILTNAHVVADATKVTVKLSDNHEYEAKVLGSDEATDIAVIQIEAKGLPTVRTGNPEALGVGDYVLAIGAPYGLEQSATAGIVSAKARSLPNDAFVPFIQTDVAVNPGNSGGPLFDASGAVVGINSQIYSNTGGYEGVSFAIPIDVAMHISDQLVKHGKVEHALLGVSVQGVNQSLAQSFGLKEPAGALVAKVESDSAAEKAGLKAGDVLLSYNGVPIRAAGDLSSRVGLASPGDKAELEVWRDGKTKTVVAKLGALSEVASADGTDDPSGDARLGLAVRPLSPEEQRASGLLAGMLVEEASGPAAEAGIQRGDVVLSIDGQEVSSAEQMRKIVGKHDDRVALLIQRGNVRIFVPVGLG
- a CDS encoding NAD(P)H-binding protein, whose protein sequence is MTEIVPRIAVIAGATGLVGRCCLQRLLDDPRYGRVIALTRQANPFEHPKLKWLRTDFDDLMALVPALPADDAYCCLGTTLKRAGSRAAFEHVDYHLVMAFARAAHAAGASRFMVVSAYGANARSLAFYSRVKARMEQAVSDVGYSAVHILRPSLLLGDRSEQRPLESFGQAVAPLLAPLFRGALAPMRPVQADEVAAALIAAAFDPRTGTTVHRWPFQVQSPPGKT
- a CDS encoding SDR family oxidoreductase encodes the protein MNYLVTGGTGFIGRFLIARLLQREDAQVHVLVREGSTAKFDGLVERFPEQARQLHAVHGDVTQDGLMSAAARRKLVGKIDHVFHLAAVYDMNMDDATADRVNNEGTRNLVNFVNGLGGNVRLHHVSSIAVAGGGYVGRFSEAMFDEGQDLDHPYFRTKFQSEKIVREESSVPFRVYRPGTVVGSSETGEMDKVDGPYYFFKTIQRIRDAVPKWLPLMGVEGGHVPVVPVDYVAAAMDELAHRDGLDGQSFHLVQRNAPTVGDLIQLLLEAAHGPEITRNVDLPPLSLPRSVRRVSRSVTSRLPIDIERTVSRTIGIPVSVLGYINNRAIFDDRKTRAALKDSGIKCPEFHDYVERLWHYWEAHLDTHVRLPPELPRKVAGKVVLITGASSGIGFTTAKKLAAAGARVIMVARKPTKLEEARQTLLNFGSEVYAYPCDLADMNAVDQLGQQVLKDFGHVDILINNAGRSIRRAVAESYGRFHDFERTMELNYYGAVRMIMALLPTMSKRRQGHIINISSIGVLANAARFSAYVASKAALDAFTRCLSAEIRGRNIHTTAIYMPLVRTPMIAPTKIYDYVPTWSPDDAADTVMRAIIKRPKSIATPLGTAAALSYAMWPKVNDYVLSKGFQLFPSSSAAKGGRKGGEKPTLEQVVFANLFKGEHW
- a CDS encoding 3-deoxy-7-phosphoheptulonate synthase — its product is MKRVTENLRIKTIRPVSMPAQVQAEYPLSDSAAQTVSETRAQIQDVLAGRDDRLLVVVGPCSIHDTRAALEYAQRLAAAKQQFSKNLLIVMRVYFEKPRTTVGWKGLINDPDLNDSYDIDKGLRTARSLLLTLAEQGMPAGVEYLDILTPQYLADLVAWGAIGARTTESQLHREMASGLSCPVGFKNGTDGSVKVAVDACQSASSPHRFLSLTQTGEVAIFETAGNADCHLILRGGSSGTNYDAASVEASCAALAKAGLPQQVMIDCSHANSQKQHKRQLAVAQDIGNQIAGGDQRIIGVMIESHLVEGRQEIGPDAVYGQSVTDACIHWDDTAQVLRELAGAVAQRRERLVASA
- a CDS encoding LysR family transcriptional regulator; the protein is MKLSLDALRTLEAIAEYGSFAGAANALHRVPSALTYTIQKLEADLGVRLFERSGRRAEPTAVGRALVEEARGLLRQAERVESRIKRLSEGWEAELAIAVDGLVPMEWLFPMIEDFDQQGAGTRLRLMQELIGGPWDALIDRRVDVAVAAGETPSGYGLTSRVIGEVEWVYVLAPVHTLADATEPLTESVLREHRAVVVADSSRRLSVGTSGVHPGQPTLTVSTLEHKIAAQIRGLGGGFLPLHLARPHIEAGRLRLKAVETPREPLTLRVAWRGSEAGRGVQWIREWLLHSGDICTRLRELSG
- a CDS encoding hemolysin III family protein, which produces MRHRVEHAVEDASREIRRHVPPALYSLGEEVAHAITHGVGVMLGIAGLAILVARAALYGDALHIVSSAIFGASLIILYTASTLYHSVPPSRAKEILRVIDHVSIYLLIAGTYTPFTLVTLNGPWGWSLFGVTWGLAAVGIVFKLFFTGRFEALSVGIYLGMGWCAVVAIKPLLDSLGTGGLLLLLGGGLCYTGGVAFYLWKRLSYHHAIWHSFVLAGSVLHYFAVLFYVLPGGD
- a CDS encoding SDR family oxidoreductase yields the protein MQSVAGKKILITGAAMGMGRLYAELAIRESAAAVVLWDINETALTETAESLRAQGGTVHSYVVDVSSLEAIEDAAAKVRAEVGDIELLFNNAGIVRGRFFWEHDHRRDTFLTMAINSLAIMYIAREFLPGMIASGSECRVVNIASAAGLVSNPKMSVYCASKWAAIGWSDSVRLELEQAGHRHVKFTTVCPSYISTGMFDGAKAPLLTPILTPEYVVNRVWRAMKLGKPFLTMPFMVRLSMLFRGLLPIRVWDWVGGKFFGVYKSMEDFHGRPTV
- a CDS encoding HIT family protein, which translates into the protein MTVPFELHERLAADTSSLGELPLSRLLMSHDGRYPWFLLVPRIAGLRELHELDDAGRHRLSDESAALSRALLKVFGGDKLNVAAIGNLVPQLHLHHVVRFADDDAWPAPVWGHSPPLALADDEAQRRRQAVSASLRAAGIALRTD
- a CDS encoding DUF3187 family protein, giving the protein MFGRLGARILLSAALGLIPLSAQADRFMNLRNEAALARGFGLPALGRAHLAEGDAWILSADLSNEYHASQDGGSALLLDGETARYAITYRRRIGARLELGVELPLLHQSGGFMDSGIENWHDWFSLPNGGRNEAEQDQYRYRYVESGETLLDVTDRGTRLGEARLLAAWALGADTALRGAIKLPTGDADRLSGNDAVALSAWLDHAWQRGAWSAYLSGGGLYAAQGEVLREHQRRWVALGGAGLGWQAWPALRFLVQLNAHSALYENVEDDILRRAGLQLGIGAAIRLSPVSEFQIGFQEDPVVASSPDFSLHFALAFE